In the Leptospira terpstrae serovar Hualin str. LT 11-33 = ATCC 700639 genome, ATATCTAAGATTTGGGAGAGGTAATATATTGGATTTCCTAAATGATCTCGAATGATCGACTTATTCAATAATGCCCAAATCAAACGTTTGTCTTTAGTAATATAACGTTTTTTGATTTGAAAACTTTGAATGAAACCTCTATTGAGTTTTTCTAAAAATGTAAGTTCTAATTCTAAATCTTCGGGATGGGTAATATCAGAAATTGATTTTGTTTTTAATTCATTTGCAGAATAACCAAGCCATTGACAAAAAATGGGATTAACCTCAATCACTTCTCCATGAGGATTTGCAATCTCCATTCCGATACTCGAACTACGAAAGGAGGAAGAAAACAAGTCCCGAGACAATTCCGTTGACTGTAAAATATGTGGACTTTGTTCGTTCGGAGTTTCAATGGTTGTATCCAAAACTAGTAGGATGTATTTTTTCCCAGATTCAACAAATTCCTTAGGATACATTCGGAAGGGAAATCCAGCACTATTATTGGGATCAAAACAAATCCGACCAACGATAGATTCTTTTGTTCCAAGGACAGTTTCCAATCGGATTCCTGAATTTGTAAGTATACATTCAGCAGGGAAAGATTGTTCCTTAATCATTCCCATCGACTTCGATGCAACGGGGCTTGGAAAAACGATTCCAATGGAAGGATCCCATACTAAAAATCCATGCAAACCAAATTCCAAAATGATTTCACATAACTCTCGTTTGCCTGCAATAAAAGTAATAGGATTCATTTTAAAGTATTAGTTTCTTTTATATTTATTTTGTAAACCGAACAGAAAATAATCCTCTCAAACTCCCCACTCGATAACCTCGTGCCAAATCTGCTGGATATTCTTTTTGCAGAACGTTTAAAGTTTCTTTTTTGATCTCCAAGTTTGGTTCTCCATGGCACTGAAGGCAAAGGCCTACTGTCGGAATGGGAATGTATACAGTCACAGTATCCTTTGTTGAGATAATCTTTGAAGGATACTCACCTTCCTTCGATTGTTTTGCACCGATTTCCAAAAAAATATTTCTTTCCTCATCCGAAAGAGCATTCGTCGGATTTCTTGGTTTATCTGAAATTCGACGAAGAAGAACTTCATTTTTCATACCTATGGAATTGGTAATTTTTACTGCATTTTGTTTGCAAAAAGGAATGGCTTTCACTGTTCCTCCTGAAGCAAGAGAGGCAGTCAATTTTTCTATGAGATTTGTTTTCGCTTCTTTTGCAATGTTTTTTGCAACCGTTTCATAATTCAACTTTTGGCAGCCAAAAGAAACCAAAAGGAATGATATACAAACTGTATATCCCATTTCTCTCAGGGAAACATTTTCCATAACAACCTCTGCAAGGAATTCTAATCCTTTTTTTTTCTTATGCAACTGGTAAATAGACTCGGAATATGGTCTCACCAGGATGAGACACAAACTGAAGCCGTCCTCCTTGTTTTTCCACAATCTCCTTTGAAATAAAGAGTCCCAAACCAATTCCCTCTCCTTTTTCTTTTGTTGTAAAAAAAGGATGAAAGATACTCTCTTTCCATTGGTTGGAAATTCCTACCCCATTATCAAATACTGAAATTTCGATTTCATTCTTTTCTGTACGTTTGACTTGGACTTTTATTTTTCCACTGGTTTGGTTTGTTGCTTGGATTGCGTTGTAAATTAAATGCGACCATACAAGTTTCATTGCTGGTTCACAAACGAAAGATGTTAACGACTCATCAATTTCAGTAGTAAGTGTCCTACCCGATTCCCAATAGTGACTATAAAGAAATAAGATATCGCGAATCCCATTCCCCACTCTGACAATATCTTGATCATGCTCCAAAAATGGCTGCGAGAATTGTTTAAAAGTAGCCACAACTTTTTCAGTTCGATCTATGGCATTGGAAACAAGGAGATTCGCTTTTTCCATGGTTTTGTATTTCAGCCATAAAAAAACAAATTCCCATTCCTTATTATTTTCAG is a window encoding:
- a CDS encoding Tll0287-like domain-containing protein, whose translation is MENVSLREMGYTVCISFLLVSFGCQKLNYETVAKNIAKEAKTNLIEKLTASLASGGTVKAIPFCKQNAVKITNSIGMKNEVLLRRISDKPRNPTNALSDEERNIFLEIGAKQSKEGEYPSKIISTKDTVTVYIPIPTVGLCLQCHGEPNLEIKKETLNVLQKEYPADLARGYRVGSLRGLFSVRFTK
- a CDS encoding sensor histidine kinase, with the translated sequence MNLYHFLPKEDRNYLAERCVDLGLDHRSFEGLTAENNKEWEFVFLWLKYKTMEKANLLVSNAIDRTEKVVATFKQFSQPFLEHDQDIVRVGNGIRDILFLYSHYWESGRTLTTEIDESLTSFVCEPAMKLVWSHLIYNAIQATNQTSGKIKVQVKRTEKNEIEISVFDNGVGISNQWKESIFHPFFTTKEKGEGIGLGLFISKEIVEKQGGRLQFVSHPGETIFRVYLPVA